A stretch of [Clostridium] scindens DNA encodes these proteins:
- a CDS encoding MATE family efflux transporter yields METKMDFVNESTGRCFWMMFLPVMAAMFLNMAYNVVDSLWIGNLLGERAYAALTSSTPVILILNSIAMGATNGVAILVSQAIGAKDRKKADGIIATSLIVAVAFALLVTILLELSLPMVLHVLNTPKETWQLAKEYLSIYLLGYMAVYLYCYLTAVLRSFGNAVFQMAAMLVCTMLNAILDPLFIRRMGFRGTAIATLLSQTICLAFMVIYMYRKKVIRLHIQEFRKGLIGEIIAKAVPSVIQQSIPAISTAFLTSLVSSMGLCAIAAYGITGKLEIILFYPAMAINMVLTNIIGQCAGAKRSDREKEYLIYALKMGGILLLLLSVGVVGFARPLSGLFLRSEDVAGIVAGYFLIVGAGYVLNTVTNCFLGALNGLGRPFKSMMLMVFYYILVRMPLAWILNHAGWGLDGIWTAVLISHIVASIAAFYAGYTEIRKEAEASAIID; encoded by the coding sequence ATGGAAACAAAAATGGATTTTGTAAATGAGAGCACAGGCAGATGCTTCTGGATGATGTTCCTGCCGGTCATGGCGGCTATGTTTCTGAATATGGCATATAACGTGGTTGACAGTTTGTGGATCGGGAATCTGCTGGGGGAGAGGGCCTATGCGGCACTGACCAGTTCGACACCGGTTATTTTGATCTTAAATTCGATTGCCATGGGAGCCACCAATGGTGTTGCAATCCTGGTATCGCAGGCAATCGGGGCGAAGGACCGTAAAAAGGCGGACGGGATTATTGCGACTTCGCTTATCGTTGCAGTGGCGTTTGCCCTATTGGTGACGATCCTGCTGGAACTGTCTCTGCCGATGGTCCTTCATGTACTGAATACGCCAAAAGAGACCTGGCAGCTGGCAAAAGAATATCTGTCTATCTATCTTTTGGGATATATGGCGGTATATCTGTACTGCTATCTTACAGCGGTGCTCAGAAGTTTCGGCAATGCGGTCTTCCAGATGGCTGCAATGCTAGTCTGTACCATGTTAAATGCCATCCTGGATCCTTTGTTCATTCGGCGAATGGGATTTCGGGGAACAGCCATCGCCACGTTACTGTCCCAGACGATCTGCCTGGCGTTCATGGTGATCTATATGTATAGGAAAAAAGTAATACGGCTCCATATCCAGGAATTTCGTAAGGGATTGATCGGGGAGATTATTGCCAAGGCAGTCCCTTCCGTAATCCAGCAGAGCATCCCGGCCATCAGCACAGCGTTTCTGACATCGCTGGTAAGCAGCATGGGCCTTTGTGCGATAGCGGCCTACGGGATAACGGGAAAACTGGAGATTATCCTGTTCTATCCGGCGATGGCAATCAATATGGTGCTGACGAATATCATCGGGCAATGCGCCGGAGCAAAAAGAAGCGACCGGGAAAAGGAGTATCTCATATATGCCCTGAAGATGGGGGGAATTCTGCTACTACTTTTGTCTGTCGGAGTAGTGGGATTTGCGCGTCCGCTGTCGGGACTATTTTTAAGAAGCGAAGATGTCGCGGGAATCGTTGCGGGATATTTCCTGATTGTCGGCGCAGGCTATGTGCTGAATACGGTAACGAACTGTTTCCTAGGGGCGTTAAATGGACTGGGAAGACCTTTTAAAAGTATGATGCTCATGGTATTTTACTATATTCTTGTCAGAATGCCGCTGGCTTGGATCCTCAATCATGCAGGATGGGGGCTTGATGGAATCTGGACGGCAGTGCTGATCAGCCATATCGTTGCAAGCATAGCTGCTTTTTATGCAGGATACACAGAAATACGCAAAGAAGCAGAGGCGAGTGCCATTATTGATTGA
- the alsK gene encoding allose kinase: MESVIIGIDLGGTNLRIGAVTPDNRMLAPRVMKSSIVADAKNPIGKICEIITGYIEQNQLENVEAISIGVPSSVENDKETVICTTNIRNRAGEVVFSHTNMAKDVREHFQIPVFINNDVNNIMLYDIAANQLEEKKVVVGIYIGTGVGASVVIDGKPLEGKNGAELDIGHMPYFQGEVECSCGKKGCCECYASGWRLQEIRKIYYPDTDIKDMFTQHKDERPLKEFIQACANIYAVMATIFNPDTMIVGGGVPEMKDFPKEEFEREVNKNTGTDVMYYGFDYLYSREFVGKGVIGAAVFARRKLRPI; this comes from the coding sequence ATGGAAAGCGTAATTATTGGAATTGACCTTGGGGGAACCAATCTGCGGATTGGAGCGGTAACGCCGGATAACAGAATGCTGGCTCCAAGAGTAATGAAAAGTTCGATTGTGGCGGATGCAAAGAATCCAATTGGAAAGATCTGCGAGATTATCACAGGCTATATAGAGCAGAATCAGCTCGAGAATGTGGAAGCAATCTCTATAGGGGTTCCTTCCTCCGTGGAGAATGACAAGGAAACGGTGATCTGCACCACTAATATACGAAATCGGGCGGGAGAAGTTGTATTTTCCCATACGAATATGGCAAAGGACGTCAGGGAGCATTTCCAGATTCCCGTATTTATCAACAACGATGTAAATAATATCATGCTGTATGATATTGCCGCCAACCAGCTGGAAGAGAAAAAGGTGGTAGTAGGAATCTATATCGGAACAGGAGTGGGCGCGTCGGTGGTGATAGATGGAAAGCCTCTGGAAGGAAAGAACGGAGCGGAACTTGACATTGGGCATATGCCTTACTTCCAGGGCGAGGTGGAATGCAGCTGTGGAAAGAAGGGGTGCTGCGAATGCTACGCTTCCGGCTGGAGACTTCAGGAAATCCGAAAAATATATTACCCGGATACAGACATTAAAGATATGTTTACGCAGCACAAGGATGAACGCCCGCTTAAGGAATTCATCCAGGCGTGCGCGAATATATACGCGGTCATGGCTACTATATTTAATCCGGACACCATGATTGTAGGAGGCGGCGTGCCGGAGATGAAGGACTTTCCCAAGGAAGAATTTGAAAGAGAAGTAAACAAGAATACAGGAACGGATGTCATGTATTATGGATTCGATTATCTGTATTCGAGAGAATTCGTAGGAAAAGGAGTGATCGGCGCGGCCGTGTTTGCAAGAAGGAAATTAAGACCTATATAA
- a CDS encoding ROK family protein, producing the protein MTREKKQVLTVKNIRNVNMENILQSILRKRETTRSVLSKENNISLMTVKHVVDDLIEAKILVEKDSCNSDVGRNPKVLEIAENYGNIVCVNLTSKDEISFLIYDIYENLLKEQSMLLHQDRPYREELAAAIAAIQAELKTIPSLTVGVAVFVPSAYDASVDLVNYDLIPEFKELHIRSLFEEKFEINNILILHDVFAAARSEYDSLNPKMESQFYFYCGYGVGGFFIHKDEAVAGARNMAGEVGKMLVSMDGREAAYATLEEFVSISAVKQKMKEAGMEGSFDELLIQYQAGDKRAGEIFDPVLNTICRVLYNLLWVYNPTRIVIDSCKSDYSQVITEHFEQFMESMKNDAIPIHVEARTAKYDEYHMMRGCFYMARNAWIEGIADSI; encoded by the coding sequence ATGACGAGAGAAAAGAAACAGGTTTTGACGGTAAAGAATATCAGAAATGTCAATATGGAAAATATTCTCCAATCTATCCTTAGAAAACGGGAGACTACGAGAAGCGTCCTTTCTAAAGAGAATAATATCAGCCTTATGACGGTAAAGCATGTGGTAGATGACCTGATCGAGGCCAAAATCCTGGTGGAAAAAGATTCCTGTAACTCGGATGTGGGGAGAAACCCCAAGGTGCTTGAGATTGCAGAGAACTACGGGAATATCGTGTGCGTGAATCTCACCTCGAAAGACGAGATCAGCTTCCTGATATATGATATCTATGAGAATCTTCTGAAAGAGCAGAGTATGCTGCTGCATCAAGATAGGCCTTATCGGGAAGAACTGGCCGCGGCAATAGCGGCCATCCAGGCAGAACTAAAAACCATACCATCGCTGACCGTCGGCGTGGCAGTATTTGTGCCAAGTGCATACGATGCCAGCGTGGACCTGGTGAATTATGATTTGATACCGGAGTTTAAAGAACTGCATATCAGATCATTGTTTGAAGAGAAATTTGAAATTAATAATATATTGATACTTCATGATGTATTTGCAGCGGCAAGATCAGAGTATGATAGTCTGAATCCCAAGATGGAGAGCCAGTTTTATTTCTATTGCGGCTATGGCGTAGGCGGCTTTTTCATTCATAAGGATGAGGCGGTTGCCGGCGCCAGGAATATGGCAGGAGAAGTAGGAAAAATGCTCGTATCTATGGATGGAAGAGAGGCGGCATATGCAACGCTGGAAGAATTCGTATCCATCTCCGCGGTAAAGCAGAAGATGAAGGAAGCGGGAATGGAAGGCAGTTTTGACGAACTGCTGATACAGTATCAGGCAGGAGATAAAAGGGCAGGAGAAATATTTGACCCAGTGCTAAATACAATATGCCGTGTTCTATACAATCTTCTATGGGTATACAATCCTACCAGGATCGTAATTGACAGTTGCAAAAGTGATTACAGCCAAGTGATTACAGAACATTTTGAACAGTTTATGGAAAGTATGAAGAATGACGCGATTCCCATACATGTGGAGGCAAGGACCGCAAAATATGATGAATACCATATGATGCGCGGCTGCTTCTATATGGCCAGAAATGCATGGATCGAGGGGATAGCCGACTCCATATAG
- the nagB gene encoding glucosamine-6-phosphate deaminase has translation MKVYIVKDYHEMSKKAASIIAVQAAMDPDSVLGLATGSTPVGAYEYLRKWSEEGTLDFSGIRTVNLDEYKGIAKESDQSYYHFMRENLFDHINVKEENTYIPDGEKEDIDAVCRDYEALIRKLGGVDLQLLGIGRNGHIGFNEPSETFPGECHCVDLAESTIEANKRFFESAEDVPRQAYTMGIGTIMNAKKILLLASGEDKAEAMYQTMCGPITPRVPASVLRLHRDVTIIADEAAMAKAGTR, from the coding sequence ATGAAAGTATACATAGTAAAAGATTATCATGAGATGAGTAAAAAGGCGGCGTCCATTATTGCCGTACAGGCAGCCATGGACCCAGACAGCGTTCTGGGCCTGGCTACAGGCTCTACCCCGGTAGGCGCCTATGAATATCTAAGGAAATGGTCTGAGGAAGGAACCCTTGATTTTTCAGGCATTCGTACCGTGAATCTGGATGAATATAAAGGGATAGCAAAGGAAAGCGACCAAAGCTATTATCATTTTATGCGGGAGAACCTATTCGATCATATCAATGTCAAAGAAGAAAATACCTACATTCCCGATGGAGAAAAAGAGGATATCGATGCTGTGTGCAGAGACTACGAAGCGTTGATCCGGAAACTTGGCGGCGTAGATCTCCAGCTTCTGGGGATCGGGAGAAATGGGCATATTGGATTTAATGAACCTTCGGAGACGTTCCCGGGAGAATGCCACTGCGTAGATCTTGCAGAGAGCACCATCGAAGCCAACAAAAGATTCTTCGAAAGCGCCGAGGATGTTCCGAGGCAGGCTTACACAATGGGAATCGGAACCATCATGAATGCAAAGAAAATCCTGCTGCTCGCAAGCGGAGAAGATAAGGCAGAGGCTATGTACCAGACGATGTGCGGCCCTATCACGCCACGGGTGCCAGCATCCGTGCTGCGGCTTCACCGGGATGTAACAATCATTGCCGACGAGGCAGCTATGGCAAAAGCAGGGACAAGATAA
- a CDS encoding TetR/AcrR family transcriptional regulator, translating to MPRITKEPAERRQEIIDTAMRLFYEKGYERTSITDIAREMGVAQGLCYRYFASKESIFDTALEQYADMQVAQLSRGMLDSGRSLKQMIAEMPTFLDVETDDNFYYKFCHEAGGIKTHQQLSMKICEKMMPIVAQMLERAVERGEIGPCDTRTAASFCVYGQLGILLDRTVDGEERVRRIKTFLLGMLDIAK from the coding sequence ATGCCACGAATCACAAAGGAACCGGCGGAGCGCAGACAGGAGATTATAGATACGGCCATGAGGCTATTCTATGAAAAGGGATATGAAAGGACGTCGATTACAGATATAGCGAGGGAGATGGGTGTGGCCCAGGGACTTTGCTACCGATATTTTGCGTCAAAAGAAAGTATCTTTGACACTGCACTGGAACAGTACGCGGATATGCAGGTAGCTCAATTGTCACGGGGAATGCTGGATTCTGGGCGTTCCCTTAAGCAGATGATCGCAGAGATGCCGACCTTCCTGGATGTAGAGACGGATGATAATTTCTATTATAAATTTTGCCATGAAGCCGGAGGCATAAAGACGCACCAGCAGCTGTCCATGAAGATCTGCGAGAAGATGATGCCTATTGTAGCACAAATGCTGGAGCGGGCGGTTGAAAGAGGCGAGATAGGGCCTTGCGATACCCGGACAGCCGCTTCTTTCTGCGTATATGGCCAGCTGGGTATTCTGCTGGACCGTACGGTCGACGGAGAAGAACGGGTCCGAAGGATTAAGACATTTTTGCTTGGCATGCTGGATATAGCAAAGTAG
- a CDS encoding iron-containing alcohol dehydrogenase: MAKKLFTTIYGRNLVGELKNIVQRPYLVVTMEDLWDRFKDEFDDDCIVHFVKTLEYDEIMAEVERLPKFEAVIGLGGGQAVDYAKMAAWKTHMPLYQVPTSIATNAVFGHRAGVRFDSVVRYVGYVEPVAVYVDYDIIQNGPKDLNRSGVCDVLCYNNSMFDWKYAADQGKCEEKWPYDEEMVAEVKEVFDSVVNGLDDIYELNEKGIRTLTEGLRWGGGAFHNNGWNPRPIEGSDHFLFYTLEYMTKKKFIHGQPVCLGIFVGSAMGGNDPDGILDLIHRAGVEIRPEGMGITWDDVFAAIKYEKEFLESNGYWYTVVNDFEVTEEFCQMIRDKVIAKYGEWDQ; the protein is encoded by the coding sequence ATGGCAAAGAAATTATTTACGACGATCTATGGACGCAACCTGGTGGGAGAGCTTAAGAACATCGTGCAGAGGCCATACCTGGTGGTGACAATGGAGGACTTATGGGACCGGTTCAAGGACGAGTTCGATGATGACTGCATCGTGCATTTCGTGAAGACGCTGGAGTACGACGAGATCATGGCGGAGGTGGAGAGGCTTCCGAAGTTCGAGGCGGTCATCGGCCTTGGCGGAGGCCAGGCGGTGGACTATGCCAAGATGGCGGCGTGGAAGACCCATATGCCGCTTTACCAGGTGCCGACCTCCATCGCCACCAACGCGGTGTTCGGGCACCGGGCGGGGGTACGCTTCGACAGCGTGGTAAGGTACGTAGGCTACGTGGAGCCGGTAGCGGTCTATGTGGACTACGACATCATCCAGAACGGCCCGAAGGACCTGAACCGCAGCGGCGTGTGCGACGTGCTCTGCTACAACAACTCCATGTTCGACTGGAAGTATGCGGCGGACCAGGGGAAATGCGAGGAGAAGTGGCCCTATGACGAGGAGATGGTGGCGGAGGTCAAGGAGGTGTTCGACTCCGTGGTGAACGGCCTGGATGACATCTACGAGCTGAACGAGAAGGGGATCCGCACCCTGACGGAGGGGCTGAGATGGGGCGGCGGGGCGTTCCACAACAATGGCTGGAACCCGAGGCCGATCGAGGGAAGCGACCACTTCCTGTTCTACACGCTGGAATACATGACGAAGAAGAAGTTCATCCACGGCCAGCCGGTATGCCTGGGGATCTTCGTGGGCTCCGCGATGGGCGGGAACGACCCGGACGGGATCCTGGACCTCATCCACCGCGCGGGAGTGGAGATCCGCCCGGAGGGAATGGGGATCACGTGGGACGACGTGTTCGCGGCGATCAAGTACGAGAAGGAGTTCCTGGAGAGCAACGGATACTGGTATACGGTGGTCAACGACTTCGAGGTGACGGAGGAGTTCTGCCAGATGATCAGGGACAAGGTGATCGCCAAGTACGGCGAGTGGGATCAATAA
- a CDS encoding iron-containing alcohol dehydrogenase gives MAKKLFTTIYGRNLVGELKNIVQRPYLVVTMEDLWDRFKDEFDDDCIVHFVKTLEYDEIMAEVERLPKFEAVIGLGGGQAVDYAKMAAWKTHMPLYQVPTSIATNAVFGHRAGVRFDSVVRYVGYVEPVAVYVDYDIIQNGPKDLNRSGVCDVLCYNNSMFDWKYAADQGKCEAKWPYDEEMVAEVKEVFDSVVNGLDDIYELNEKGILTLTEGLRWGGGAFHNNGWNPRPIEGSDHFLFYTLEYMTKKKFIHGQPVCLGIFVGSAMGGNDPDGILDLIHRAGVEIRPEGMGITWDDVFAAIKYEKEFLESNGYWYTVVNDFEVTEEFCQMIKEKVIAKYGEWDK, from the coding sequence ATGGCAAAGAAATTATTTACGACGATCTATGGACGCAACCTGGTGGGAGAGCTTAAGAACATCGTGCAGAGGCCATACCTGGTGGTGACAATGGAGGACTTATGGGACCGGTTCAAGGACGAGTTCGATGATGACTGCATCGTGCATTTCGTGAAGACGCTGGAGTACGACGAGATCATGGCGGAGGTGGAGAGGCTTCCGAAGTTCGAGGCGGTCATCGGCCTTGGCGGAGGCCAGGCGGTGGACTATGCCAAGATGGCGGCGTGGAAGACCCATATGCCGCTTTACCAGGTGCCGACCTCCATCGCCACCAATGCAGTGTTCGGGCATCGCGCAGGGGTGCGCTTCGACAGCGTGGTAAGATACGTGGGCTACGTGGAGCCGGTAGCGGTCTATGTGGACTACGACATCATCCAGAACGGCCCGAAGGACCTGAACCGCAGCGGCGTGTGCGACGTGCTCTGCTACAACAACTCTATGTTCGACTGGAAGTATGCGGCGGACCAGGGGAAATGCGAGGCGAAGTGGCCCTATGACGAGGAGATGGTGGCGGAGGTCAAGGAGGTGTTCGACTCCGTGGTGAATGGCCTGGATGACATCTACGAGCTGAACGAGAAGGGAATCCTCACCCTGACGGAGGGCCTGAGATGGGGCGGCGGGGCGTTCCACAACAATGGCTGGAACCCGAGGCCGATCGAGGGAAGCGACCACTTCCTGTTCTACACGCTGGAATACATGACGAAGAAGAAGTTCATCCACGGCCAGCCGGTATGCCTGGGGATCTTCGTGGGCTCCGCGATGGGCGGGAACGACCCGGACGGGATCCTGGACCTCATCCACCGCGCGGGAGTGGAGATCCGCCCGGAGGGAATGGGGATCACGTGGGACGACGTGTTCGCGGCGATCAAGTACGAGAAGGAGTTCCTGGAGAGCAACGGATACTGGTATACGGTGGTCAACGACTTCGAGGTGACGGAGGAATTCTGCCAGATGATCAAGGAAAAGGTGATCGCCAAATACGGCGAGTGGGATAAGTAA
- a CDS encoding aspartate aminotransferase family protein: MTTLEKDKKYLIQCYTTDDIVFTKGKGMYMYDEDGKKYLDFSGQFSACTLGHGNEEMIEALKDQLEKLVSVTSCFATEERAALAEKMIEISPEGLDKVMFGCTGSDANEFALKLAKYYRGGGRIISFRRGFHGSTAGAAAATGKSEMIQENSGISELLPRGFVHSAPPYCYHCDFGKEPGSCGLQCLKYLEQTMLHEGGDKIAAVISEPIFAAGGVIVPPKGFWKGVRELCDKYGALLIFDEVVTGIGQTGSMFACQYEDVTPDILVTGKGLTSGYVPGSAVLCRKEIGEAMSKISLHGHTHSCYPMTCRSALKNIEIIEREGLVENSRLVGAYLHERLLGLKDKYEVIKDVRGRGLLQGIEIEGSEKADKYVLGQEFYETMLRNGLITELESRKNLENVVVVMHPALITSRENVDEAVEIIDKSLSACIQ; the protein is encoded by the coding sequence ATGACGACATTGGAAAAAGATAAAAAATATTTGATACAGTGCTATACAACGGATGATATTGTATTTACCAAAGGCAAGGGTATGTATATGTACGACGAAGACGGAAAAAAGTACCTGGATTTCTCAGGCCAGTTCTCCGCATGCACCCTTGGACATGGAAATGAAGAAATGATTGAAGCCTTAAAAGATCAGCTTGAGAAACTAGTGTCAGTGACTTCCTGTTTTGCGACAGAAGAAAGAGCGGCCCTGGCGGAAAAGATGATCGAGATATCTCCGGAAGGCCTGGACAAGGTTATGTTCGGCTGTACCGGATCTGACGCAAACGAGTTTGCTCTAAAACTGGCAAAATATTACCGCGGAGGCGGAAGAATCATATCTTTTAGAAGAGGATTCCATGGCTCTACGGCAGGTGCGGCTGCGGCAACCGGAAAGTCGGAGATGATCCAGGAAAACTCGGGAATATCGGAACTGCTTCCAAGGGGATTTGTCCACTCAGCCCCGCCTTACTGCTACCATTGTGATTTTGGCAAAGAGCCGGGCAGCTGCGGCCTCCAGTGCCTGAAGTATCTGGAGCAGACCATGCTCCATGAGGGCGGAGATAAGATCGCGGCAGTCATATCAGAGCCTATCTTTGCGGCTGGCGGCGTTATCGTGCCGCCGAAGGGATTCTGGAAAGGTGTAAGAGAATTGTGCGATAAGTACGGCGCGCTTCTCATTTTTGATGAGGTAGTAACCGGAATCGGACAGACAGGTTCCATGTTTGCCTGTCAATATGAAGACGTGACCCCGGATATCCTGGTAACGGGAAAAGGGCTTACCAGCGGCTATGTTCCTGGCTCGGCCGTACTCTGCCGCAAGGAGATCGGCGAGGCGATGAGCAAGATCAGCCTTCACGGACATACGCATTCCTGCTATCCGATGACCTGCCGCAGCGCTTTGAAGAATATAGAGATTATTGAGAGAGAGGGACTTGTAGAAAATAGCCGCCTAGTGGGAGCGTATCTGCATGAGAGGCTTCTGGGCTTAAAAGACAAGTATGAGGTGATAAAGGATGTACGAGGACGCGGACTTCTTCAAGGGATTGAGATAGAAGGAAGCGAGAAGGCGGACAAATATGTGCTGGGCCAGGAGTTCTATGAGACTATGCTCAGAAACGGCCTGATTACAGAACTGGAGAGCCGGAAGAACCTGGAGAACGTTGTCGTTGTCATGCATCCTGCCTTGATCACATCCAGGGAAAATGTGGATGAAGCAGTTGAAATTATTGACAAATCTCTTTCGGCTTGTATACAATAA
- a CDS encoding MFS transporter, protein MRGKQDAYDIDFTSTTAKVPWADKIIHSMYGAYSFQVSWVIFGYYLVYFYTDVVGLSATVAGTIMLVARFADCFTDLWVGYMLDNVCYRWGRYRSWAIFGIIPLFLLFVGVFTALPTESTGLKIAWAAICYGCFGAIGATFSFMPQIAQFCNMTRNPRERETIAVIKSVCTNLAQVVAASLFLPLVNLFGGNSGNPAQGYFWAAVAIGLTVMFFQILNVIMTRKYELNRDGSCREHLRQVDHEKVFAQLKSFGRNRPAIILQIGEVLKQIMQAIKNGMVIYVFTYYLGLKGFYSVAMFAFTVALMAGVFFMKPLIRMFRDTGRAYQFCMMAGAGTSVLLYILCRIYGPGAAADSMQFGVLFMLFIVNGIFSGAYYSFSNVMIPATVDYGEWKNGKGQAGIISAINGFCITIGAALGAQIMGILLDGSGYVANQAQSVSTLNWLLILAFIIPAIVTGIHFVMQMFYGLSDRRLDECMKEVRARRQKCETKIVEESMEM, encoded by the coding sequence TTGAGAGGCAAACAAGATGCGTATGACATAGACTTTACTTCCACGACGGCGAAAGTGCCCTGGGCAGACAAGATTATCCACAGCATGTATGGTGCCTATAGTTTTCAGGTATCCTGGGTGATTTTCGGATACTATCTGGTGTATTTTTACACGGATGTGGTCGGATTGAGCGCGACGGTGGCAGGAACCATCATGCTGGTGGCCCGTTTTGCGGACTGCTTTACAGACTTGTGGGTGGGCTATATGCTGGATAATGTCTGTTACCGATGGGGGCGCTACCGTTCCTGGGCGATCTTTGGAATTATACCGCTGTTCCTTTTGTTCGTTGGCGTATTTACCGCGCTTCCGACGGAGAGTACTGGACTTAAGATCGCATGGGCGGCTATCTGTTATGGCTGTTTTGGAGCAATAGGGGCCACATTCTCATTCATGCCTCAGATTGCCCAGTTCTGCAACATGACCAGAAATCCCAGAGAAAGGGAAACGATCGCTGTCATCAAAAGCGTATGCACCAATCTGGCCCAGGTAGTCGCGGCTTCCCTGTTTCTTCCTCTGGTCAATCTGTTCGGAGGAAATAGCGGCAATCCGGCGCAAGGGTATTTCTGGGCGGCAGTCGCTATAGGCCTCACGGTGATGTTTTTTCAGATATTGAATGTTATTATGACCAGAAAATATGAGTTAAACCGCGACGGATCCTGCAGGGAGCATTTAAGACAGGTGGATCATGAGAAGGTATTTGCGCAGCTTAAGAGTTTTGGCAGGAACCGGCCCGCAATCATACTTCAGATCGGAGAAGTACTGAAGCAGATCATGCAGGCAATCAAAAATGGAATGGTTATCTATGTATTTACATATTATTTGGGGCTGAAGGGCTTTTATTCGGTAGCCATGTTTGCATTTACTGTGGCGTTAATGGCGGGCGTGTTCTTCATGAAGCCATTGATTAGAATGTTCCGGGATACAGGGAGGGCCTACCAGTTCTGCATGATGGCAGGGGCGGGCACCAGCGTTCTCCTCTATATCCTCTGCAGGATATACGGTCCCGGGGCGGCAGCGGATTCCATGCAGTTTGGAGTGCTGTTCATGCTATTCATTGTCAATGGAATATTCAGCGGCGCGTATTATTCATTCTCCAATGTCATGATACCGGCGACCGTGGATTATGGGGAGTGGAAGAATGGCAAGGGTCAGGCAGGCATTATATCCGCGATCAACGGGTTCTGCATCACGATTGGCGCAGCGCTTGGAGCGCAGATTATGGGCATCCTTTTGGATGGTTCCGGCTATGTAGCCAATCAGGCCCAGTCGGTGTCCACGCTGAACTGGCTCTTGATCCTGGCGTTTATCATTCCTGCCATTGTGACAGGCATCCATTTTGTGATGCAGATGTTCTACGGGCTCAGCGATAGGCGGCTGGATGAGTGCATGAAAGAAGTGCGGGCCAGAAGACAGAAGTGCGAGACAAAAATAGTTGAGGAATCTATGGAAATGTAA